In a genomic window of Spiroplasma melliferum:
- a CDS encoding putative transmembrane protein has protein sequence MKKNTTDVLTVQNDKIWTRIKKSVFHKELYNQRSITFKIAASAIFLAMAVGLSLLEVFSVPTPWGATFGLRFFDTLVIIYSIAIVGLGFALLEGIALPWIHNLIDGHHTWLEMAFFMISNILVVFVTWFVYYILFNACHKITVPENVEDHTIHEYHHVKKAHDHHHKIANIKWGKKILAFVIIVPICALIEAISFLIVAKILVNMGHTHPDVDHAHVLHDSLNVLVPTGNITSNQIDWSNQITVAHAGHDHDHDNSGMASIFESWQHTLIFIGIFFGIFTAKYIVNATLFLLLEQRTRQLVDRYGIYV, from the coding sequence TTTAACAGTACAAAATGATAAGATTTGAACTAGGATTAAAAAATCAGTTTTTCATAAGGAATTATATAATCAAAGATCAATTACGTTTAAAATTGCTGCTTCTGCGATTTTTTTAGCTATGGCTGTTGGATTAAGTTTACTAGAGGTTTTTAGTGTTCCGACTCCTTGAGGGGCAACGTTTGGTTTACGATTTTTTGATACTTTAGTAATTATTTATTCAATTGCAATTGTTGGATTAGGATTTGCTTTATTAGAAGGAATTGCATTACCCTGAATTCATAATTTAATTGATGGGCATCATACTTGACTTGAAATGGCATTCTTTATGATTTCTAATATCTTAGTTGTGTTTGTAACTTGATTTGTTTATTATATTTTATTTAATGCTTGTCATAAAATTACGGTTCCAGAAAATGTCGAAGACCATACTATTCATGAATATCATCATGTTAAAAAAGCACATGATCATCATCATAAAATTGCTAATATTAAATGAGGAAAAAAAATCTTGGCATTTGTTATTATAGTACCAATATGTGCTTTAATTGAAGCAATTTCATTTTTAATTGTTGCAAAAATTTTAGTAAATATGGGTCATACGCATCCGGATGTTGACCATGCGCATGTTCTACACGATAGTTTGAATGTGCTAGTTCCGACAGGGAATATAACAAGTAATCAAATTGATTGATCTAACCAAATTACTGTTGCGCATGCTGGGCATGATCATGACCACGATAATAGTGGTATGGCATCTATTTTTGAGTCATGACAACATACTTTAATTTTTATCGGAATTTTCTTTGGAATTTTTACGGCTAAGTATATTGTAAATGCGACTTTATTTTTGTTACTAGAGCAACGGACAAGACAATTAGTTGATCGATATGGAATATATGTATAA